Proteins from one Micromonospora sp. M71_S20 genomic window:
- a CDS encoding PLP-dependent aspartate aminotransferase family protein: MFDPSGMTTVDTRAVHAGRDDLAALGVHVPPIDFSTTNPLPSVDAGGDAYEALATGGTLPAGGSAVYQRLWNPTVARFETALADLEGTTDSVAFASGMAALTATLLAATRDGKRHLVAVRPLYGGTDHVLATGLLGTTVTWARADEVAAAVRPDTALVIAETPANPTLDLVDIAALARAAGDVPLLVDNTVATPVLQQPTRHGATLVLHSATKSIGGHGDVLAGVVACDADWAARLRQVRALTGAILHPLGAYLLHRGLQTLPVRVRAQQAGAEKLAAWLAAHPAVARVHHPSLHDPAGLVGRQMSGPGSLLAFEVRGGAPAAAAVANACRLITHAVSLGGVDTLIQHPASLTHRPVEGEAKPCGGLLRISVGLEDAEDLRADLARALAELG, encoded by the coding sequence ATGTTCGATCCTTCCGGCATGACGACCGTGGACACCAGAGCCGTGCACGCCGGCCGCGACGACCTCGCCGCCCTCGGCGTCCACGTGCCGCCGATCGACTTCTCCACCACCAACCCGCTGCCGTCGGTCGACGCCGGCGGCGACGCGTACGAGGCCCTCGCCACCGGAGGCACCCTCCCCGCCGGGGGCAGCGCCGTCTACCAGCGCCTGTGGAACCCCACCGTGGCCCGCTTCGAGACCGCCCTCGCCGACCTCGAGGGCACCACCGACTCCGTCGCCTTCGCCAGCGGCATGGCCGCCCTCACCGCCACCCTGCTCGCCGCCACCCGGGACGGGAAGCGGCACCTCGTCGCCGTCCGCCCCCTCTACGGCGGCACCGACCACGTGCTCGCCACCGGCCTGCTCGGCACCACCGTCACCTGGGCCCGCGCGGACGAGGTCGCCGCCGCCGTACGCCCCGACACCGCCCTGGTGATCGCCGAGACCCCGGCCAACCCCACCCTCGACCTGGTCGACATCGCCGCCCTCGCCCGCGCCGCCGGCGACGTGCCGCTGCTCGTCGACAACACCGTCGCCACCCCCGTACTCCAGCAACCCACCCGGCACGGCGCCACGCTCGTGCTGCACAGCGCCACCAAGAGCATCGGCGGGCACGGCGACGTCCTCGCCGGCGTGGTCGCCTGCGACGCCGACTGGGCCGCCCGGCTGCGCCAGGTCCGCGCGCTCACCGGCGCGATCCTGCACCCCCTCGGCGCGTACCTGCTGCACCGCGGCCTGCAGACCCTGCCGGTGCGGGTGCGCGCCCAGCAGGCCGGCGCCGAGAAGCTCGCCGCCTGGCTCGCCGCCCACCCCGCCGTCGCGCGCGTGCACCACCCGTCGCTGCACGACCCCGCCGGGCTCGTCGGACGGCAGATGAGCGGCCCCGGCAGCCTCCTCGCCTTCGAGGTACGCGGCGGCGCGCCCGCCGCGGCCGCCGTCGCGAACGCCTGCCGGCTGATCACCCACGCGGTGTCGCTGGGCGGCGTCGACACCCTCATCCAGCACCCGGCCTCGCTGACCCACCGGCCCGTCGAGGGGGAGGCCAAGCCGTGCGGGGGCCTGCTCCGCATCTCGGTGGGCCTGGAGGACGCGGAGGACCTGCGCGCCGACCTGGCCCGGGCCCTCGCCGAACTCGGCTGA
- a CDS encoding LLM class flavin-dependent oxidoreductase, which produces MINVPLSVLDLAPVAAGATAGAALRHTTELARRTEELGYRRFWVAEHHNMPAIASSAPAVLLAHLAAHTSTIRLGSGGVMLPNHAPLVVAEQFGTLEALHPGRIDLGIGRAPGTDQVTALALRRTMEGLSAEGFPRELADLMNYFSGERPGPITATPGLGEQPAVWLLGSSGFSAQLAGLLGLPFSFAHHFSAQNTVPALALYRQHFRPSKWLEQPYAMVAVNAVCADTDERAEWLAGPAALSFLRLRSGRPEPLSTPDEAAAYPYTEAEREFVRQRRDGQATGSPETVRRQLGELLARTGADELMLTTLVYDVADRVRSYELIAEHVAGGLRRKG; this is translated from the coding sequence GTGATCAACGTACCGCTGTCTGTTCTCGATCTTGCCCCTGTCGCGGCTGGCGCCACCGCCGGCGCGGCGCTGCGGCACACCACCGAGCTGGCCCGGCGCACGGAGGAACTCGGGTACCGCCGGTTCTGGGTGGCCGAGCACCACAACATGCCGGCGATCGCGAGTTCCGCGCCGGCGGTGCTGCTCGCGCACCTGGCGGCGCACACGTCGACGATCCGGCTGGGCTCGGGCGGGGTGATGCTGCCCAACCACGCGCCGCTGGTGGTGGCCGAGCAGTTCGGCACGCTGGAGGCGTTGCACCCGGGCCGCATCGACCTGGGCATCGGCCGCGCCCCCGGCACCGACCAGGTGACCGCGCTGGCGCTGCGCCGGACGATGGAGGGACTGTCGGCGGAGGGCTTCCCCCGGGAGCTGGCGGACCTGATGAACTACTTCAGCGGCGAGCGGCCGGGGCCGATCACGGCCACCCCCGGCCTCGGCGAGCAGCCGGCCGTCTGGCTACTCGGCTCCAGCGGGTTCAGCGCCCAGCTGGCCGGGCTGCTGGGCCTGCCGTTCTCCTTCGCGCACCACTTCAGCGCGCAGAACACGGTGCCCGCGCTGGCGCTGTACCGGCAGCACTTCCGGCCGTCGAAGTGGCTGGAGCAGCCGTACGCGATGGTGGCCGTCAACGCGGTCTGCGCGGACACCGACGAGCGGGCGGAGTGGCTGGCGGGGCCGGCGGCGCTGTCGTTCCTGCGGCTGCGCTCGGGGCGGCCCGAGCCCCTGTCGACGCCGGACGAGGCGGCGGCGTACCCGTACACGGAGGCCGAGCGCGAGTTCGTGCGCCAGCGCCGGGACGGGCAGGCGACGGGCTCCCCGGAGACCGTACGGCGGCAGCTCGGCGAGCTGCTGGCGCGCACCGGCGCGGACGAGCTGATGCTGACCACGCTGGTGTACGACGTGGCCGACCGGGTGCGCTCCTACGAGCTGATCGCCGAGCACGTGGCCGGTGGCCTGCGCCGGAAGGGCTGA
- a CDS encoding pyridoxal-dependent decarboxylase yields MAEHMTPDEFRRAGHAVVDWIADYWATLERRPVTSQDPPGTVAARLPAGPPEHGEPVEAVLADLDALITPGLTHWQHPGFFGYFPANTSGPSVLGDLVSAGLGVQGMLWATGPACTELETVLLDWLADLLDLPKRFRSGSGGGGVIQDSASSATLVATLVALHRAGGGRWREVGVDRRYRAYASTQGHSSIEKAARIAGLGADGVRPVEVDPETQAMSPAALRAAIKADVAAGVVPAIVVATVGTTSTTAIDPLPEIGAICAEYGVFLHVDAAYAGAAAVCPELRFGHVGLEYADSYCFDPHKWLLTGFDCDAFWVADTAELIEALSVLPEYLRNAATESGAVIDYRDWQVPLGRRFRALKLWFVLRWYGAEGLRAHIRSGVALAARFADRVRADDRFALVGAHPYSLVCFRLAADDEVNAELLARVNATGRVHLTHTRVNGRYTLRLAVGSPQTTEVHVDEAWTLLADAATALLPR; encoded by the coding sequence GTGGCTGAGCACATGACCCCGGACGAGTTCCGTCGCGCCGGGCACGCCGTGGTGGACTGGATCGCCGACTACTGGGCGACGCTGGAGCGGCGCCCGGTGACCTCGCAGGACCCGCCCGGGACGGTGGCCGCCCGGCTGCCGGCCGGCCCGCCGGAGCACGGCGAGCCGGTGGAGGCGGTCCTGGCCGACCTGGACGCCCTGATCACGCCGGGTCTGACGCACTGGCAGCACCCCGGCTTCTTCGGCTACTTCCCGGCCAACACCTCCGGGCCCAGCGTGCTGGGCGACCTGGTCAGCGCCGGGCTGGGCGTGCAGGGGATGCTCTGGGCGACCGGGCCGGCGTGCACCGAGTTGGAGACGGTGCTGCTGGACTGGCTCGCCGACCTGCTGGACCTGCCGAAGCGGTTCCGCTCCGGCTCCGGGGGCGGCGGGGTGATCCAGGACTCGGCGTCCTCGGCGACGCTGGTGGCGACCCTGGTCGCGCTGCACCGCGCCGGCGGCGGCCGGTGGCGCGAGGTCGGCGTCGACCGCCGCTACCGCGCCTACGCCTCGACCCAGGGCCACTCGTCCATCGAGAAGGCCGCGCGGATCGCCGGGCTGGGCGCCGACGGAGTACGACCGGTCGAGGTCGACCCGGAGACGCAGGCGATGTCCCCGGCGGCGCTGCGCGCGGCCATCAAGGCGGACGTGGCGGCCGGCGTCGTCCCGGCGATCGTGGTGGCCACCGTCGGCACCACCTCCACGACCGCGATCGACCCGCTGCCGGAGATCGGCGCGATCTGCGCCGAGTACGGCGTCTTCCTGCACGTCGACGCCGCGTACGCGGGGGCGGCGGCGGTCTGCCCGGAGCTGCGGTTCGGGCACGTCGGCCTGGAGTATGCCGACTCGTACTGCTTCGACCCGCACAAGTGGCTGCTCACCGGCTTCGACTGCGACGCGTTCTGGGTGGCCGACACGGCGGAGCTGATCGAGGCGCTGAGCGTGCTGCCGGAGTACCTGCGCAACGCCGCCACCGAGTCCGGCGCGGTGATCGACTACCGGGACTGGCAGGTGCCGCTGGGCCGCCGGTTCCGGGCGTTGAAGCTCTGGTTCGTGCTGCGCTGGTACGGCGCCGAGGGGCTGCGCGCGCACATCCGCTCCGGCGTGGCGCTCGCCGCCCGGTTCGCCGACCGGGTCCGCGCCGACGACCGGTTCGCGCTGGTGGGGGCGCACCCGTACTCGCTGGTGTGCTTCCGGCTGGCGGCGGACGACGAGGTCAACGCGGAGCTGCTGGCCCGGGTCAACGCCACCGGCCGGGTGCACCTGACGCACACCCGGGTCAACGGCCGCTACACGCTGCGCCTGGCCGTCGGCTCCCCGCAGACCACCGAGGTCCACGTCGACGAGGCGTGGACCCTCCTCGCCGACGCCGCGACCGCCCTCCTCCCCCGCTGA
- a CDS encoding Rrf2 family transcriptional regulator, which translates to MRLSARVDYALRAVAELASVTGDAGPGRSRPVTADQIARAQEIPPKFLESILLQLRRGGIVQAQRGPEGGYWLARPAGEISLAEVIRVIDGPLAHVRGQRPEELGYHGAARALQEVWIALRASEREILELVTVADVAGGTLPGRVVELAADPRAWT; encoded by the coding sequence ATGCGCCTCTCCGCCCGGGTCGACTACGCCCTCCGCGCGGTCGCCGAGCTCGCCTCGGTGACCGGTGACGCCGGGCCCGGGCGAAGCCGGCCCGTGACCGCCGACCAGATCGCCCGCGCCCAGGAGATCCCGCCGAAGTTCCTGGAGAGCATCCTGCTGCAACTGCGCCGGGGCGGCATCGTGCAGGCCCAGCGCGGCCCGGAGGGCGGCTACTGGCTGGCCCGGCCGGCGGGGGAGATCTCGCTGGCCGAGGTGATCCGGGTGATCGACGGCCCGCTCGCGCACGTACGCGGGCAGCGGCCCGAGGAGCTCGGCTACCACGGGGCGGCCCGGGCCCTCCAGGAGGTGTGGATCGCCCTGCGGGCCAGCGAGCGCGAGATCCTGGAACTGGTCACCGTCGCCGACGTGGCCGGTGGCACTCTGCCGGGCCGGGTCGTCGAGCTGGCCGCCGACCCCCGCGCCTGGACCTGA
- a CDS encoding branched-chain amino acid ABC transporter substrate-binding protein, with translation MRQKLARVIGGVAMVALVAGGTACSSSDDAASGGDACGNKIAFFGALTGPSAALGINENNGVKLAVDKYNKENADCKVELVPLDSQGSPDQAPGLAQKAIDDTKILGIVGPAYSGESEAAGPLFNEAGLVTITPSATRPSLADQGWKTFFRAVGNDFSQGPAAGNYIKNVLKADKVYVIDDQSAYGAGLADEVKKLLGPAVVGSDKVQGEGKQVEFSAVVTKVKAANVKAIFYGGYYQEAGLIRKQLTAAGITAPMVAGDGVNDAAYITSAGAAAAEGTILTCPCQPAAEARGTFVQEYKALNGADPGTYSDTAYDAANILLAGIKAGKTTREGLLEFVKGYSGEGVAASYKFVEGGELDPAQVKVWAFKVEGGKVVPEQEIPKS, from the coding sequence TTGAGGCAGAAGCTCGCGCGCGTTATCGGTGGGGTCGCCATGGTGGCGCTCGTCGCCGGCGGCACGGCATGCTCCAGTAGCGACGACGCGGCGTCCGGTGGCGACGCCTGCGGCAACAAGATCGCGTTCTTCGGCGCGCTGACCGGCCCGTCGGCGGCGCTCGGCATCAACGAGAACAACGGCGTCAAGCTGGCGGTCGACAAGTACAACAAGGAGAACGCCGACTGCAAGGTCGAGCTGGTTCCCCTGGACTCGCAGGGCAGCCCGGACCAGGCCCCGGGTCTGGCCCAGAAGGCCATCGACGACACCAAGATCCTCGGCATCGTCGGCCCGGCCTACTCGGGTGAGTCGGAGGCCGCCGGTCCGCTCTTCAACGAGGCCGGTCTGGTGACCATCACCCCCTCCGCGACCCGCCCGAGCCTGGCGGACCAGGGCTGGAAGACCTTCTTCCGCGCGGTCGGCAACGACTTCAGCCAGGGCCCCGCGGCCGGCAACTACATCAAGAACGTGCTGAAGGCCGACAAGGTCTACGTCATCGACGACCAGTCCGCGTACGGCGCCGGCCTGGCCGACGAGGTCAAGAAGCTGCTCGGCCCCGCGGTCGTCGGCTCCGACAAGGTCCAGGGCGAGGGCAAGCAGGTCGAGTTCTCGGCCGTGGTCACCAAGGTCAAGGCCGCCAACGTCAAGGCGATCTTCTACGGCGGCTACTACCAGGAGGCCGGCCTGATCCGCAAGCAGCTCACCGCTGCCGGGATCACCGCCCCGATGGTCGCCGGCGACGGCGTGAACGACGCCGCGTACATCACCTCCGCGGGCGCGGCGGCGGCCGAGGGCACCATCCTCACCTGCCCGTGCCAGCCGGCCGCCGAGGCGCGCGGCACCTTCGTCCAGGAGTACAAGGCCCTCAACGGGGCCGACCCGGGCACCTACAGCGACACGGCCTACGACGCGGCGAACATCCTGCTCGCCGGCATCAAGGCGGGCAAGACCACCCGTGAGGGTCTGCTGGAGTTCGTGAAGGGCTACAGCGGCGAGGGCGTCGCGGCGAGCTACAAGTTCGTCGAGGGCGGCGAGCTCGACCCGGCGCAGGTCAAGGTCTGGGCCTTCAAGGTCGAGGGCGGCAAGGTCGTTCCGGAGCAGGAGATCCCCAAGTCCTGA
- a CDS encoding cellulose binding domain-containing protein — protein MPVTHRRVALLAAAAAAALVAGTLPTLTAAAAAAGCRVEHRITNQWPGGFGADVTVTNLGDPVNGWTLTWSYPAGQRVTQAWNALVDQSGAQVTARNVDHNAVIATGASTTFGFNGSWEGSNPPPTGFALNGTACTGAAPTGGPTTPPPSSPPPTTPPPTSPPPTTPPPAGAVQMEDLDRGLVSVRSGTGNLVSWRLLGTETAGVAFNLYRGATRVNGSPITGATNYLDSGAAADATYTVRAVVGGAEQAASAAALQFPAGHLDVPLQVPPGASTPSGESYTYSANDASVGDLDGDGDYEFVVKWEPSNAKDNSQSGYTGNVYFDAYTLAGTRLWRVDLGRNIRAGAHYTQFQVYDYDGDGRAEVAMKTADGTRSGTGQVIGSATADHRNSSGYVLAGPEYLTMFDGRTGAVLSTVNYDPPRGTVSSWGDNYGNRVDRFLAATAYLDGQRPSLVMARGYYTRAVVAAWDFRDGTLRKRWTFDSNASGNGAAFGQGNHNLSVADVDADGRQEIVYGSATIDDDGRLIYATGFGHGDALHVGDLVPGRAGLEVFTIHESGNQPAADLHDARTGRVVWQRPNNGGAEGPGRGVAADIHAGSPGAEFWGAGTHMGDLYSATGAVVGRRPSSANFLVWWDGDPVRELLDATRIDKYGTGGDTRLLTASGVAANNGTKSNPALSADLFGDWREEVVWRTSDSRALRIYSTPTPTGSRIHTLMHDPQYRVAVAWQNTAYNQPPHPGFFIGDGMAAPPTPNIYLR, from the coding sequence ATGCCCGTCACCCACCGCCGCGTCGCGCTGCTCGCCGCGGCCGCCGCGGCCGCACTCGTCGCCGGTACGCTCCCGACCCTCACCGCCGCGGCTGCCGCCGCCGGCTGCCGCGTCGAACACCGGATCACCAACCAGTGGCCCGGCGGCTTCGGCGCCGACGTCACCGTCACCAACCTGGGCGATCCGGTGAACGGCTGGACCCTCACCTGGTCGTACCCCGCCGGCCAGCGGGTCACCCAGGCGTGGAACGCCCTCGTCGACCAGTCCGGCGCCCAGGTGACCGCCCGCAACGTCGACCACAACGCGGTGATCGCCACCGGTGCCAGCACCACCTTCGGCTTCAACGGCTCGTGGGAGGGGAGCAACCCGCCACCGACCGGGTTCGCCCTCAACGGCACCGCCTGCACCGGCGCCGCGCCCACCGGTGGCCCGACCACGCCACCGCCGAGCAGTCCACCGCCCACGACCCCGCCGCCGACCAGCCCGCCGCCCACCACTCCGCCCCCGGCCGGGGCGGTGCAGATGGAGGACCTCGACCGGGGACTGGTCAGCGTCCGCTCCGGCACCGGCAACCTGGTCTCCTGGCGGCTGCTCGGCACCGAGACCGCCGGGGTGGCCTTCAACCTCTACCGCGGCGCGACCAGGGTCAACGGCAGCCCGATCACCGGAGCCACCAACTACCTCGACAGTGGCGCGGCAGCCGACGCGACCTACACCGTGCGCGCCGTGGTCGGCGGCGCCGAACAGGCCGCCTCCGCGGCCGCGCTCCAGTTCCCCGCCGGTCACCTCGACGTGCCGTTGCAGGTGCCGCCGGGCGCGAGCACGCCGAGCGGCGAAAGCTACACGTACTCGGCCAACGACGCCTCCGTCGGGGACCTCGACGGCGACGGCGACTACGAGTTCGTGGTCAAGTGGGAACCGTCCAACGCCAAGGACAACTCCCAGTCCGGCTACACCGGCAACGTGTACTTCGACGCGTACACCCTCGCCGGCACCCGGCTGTGGCGCGTCGACCTGGGCCGCAACATCCGCGCCGGGGCCCACTACACCCAGTTCCAGGTGTACGACTACGACGGCGACGGCCGCGCCGAGGTGGCCATGAAGACCGCCGACGGCACCCGCTCCGGCACCGGGCAGGTGATCGGCTCCGCCACCGCCGACCACCGCAACTCCAGCGGGTACGTCCTCGCCGGCCCCGAGTACCTGACCATGTTCGACGGCCGCACCGGCGCGGTCCTCTCCACCGTCAACTACGACCCGCCGCGGGGCACCGTCTCCTCCTGGGGCGACAACTACGGCAACCGGGTCGACCGCTTCCTCGCCGCCACCGCCTACCTCGACGGGCAGCGCCCCTCCCTGGTGATGGCCCGCGGCTACTACACCCGGGCGGTCGTGGCGGCCTGGGACTTCCGCGACGGCACCCTGCGCAAGCGGTGGACCTTCGACTCGAACGCGTCGGGCAACGGCGCCGCCTTCGGTCAGGGCAACCACAACCTCTCCGTCGCCGACGTCGACGCCGACGGGCGACAGGAGATCGTGTACGGATCGGCCACCATCGACGACGACGGCCGCCTGATTTACGCCACCGGGTTCGGCCACGGCGACGCCCTGCACGTCGGCGACCTCGTCCCCGGCCGGGCCGGCCTGGAGGTCTTCACGATCCACGAGTCCGGCAACCAGCCGGCGGCCGACCTGCACGACGCCCGCACCGGCCGGGTCGTCTGGCAGCGACCGAACAACGGGGGAGCCGAGGGCCCCGGCCGGGGCGTCGCCGCCGACATCCACGCCGGCAGCCCCGGCGCCGAGTTCTGGGGCGCCGGCACCCACATGGGCGACCTCTACAGCGCCACCGGAGCCGTCGTCGGGCGCAGGCCGTCCTCGGCGAACTTCCTCGTCTGGTGGGACGGCGACCCCGTCCGGGAACTGCTCGACGCCACCCGGATCGACAAGTACGGCACCGGCGGCGACACCCGCCTGCTGACCGCCAGCGGCGTGGCGGCGAACAACGGCACCAAGTCCAACCCGGCGCTCTCCGCCGACCTGTTCGGCGACTGGCGCGAGGAGGTCGTCTGGCGCACCAGCGACAGCCGGGCCCTGCGGATCTACAGCACGCCCACGCCCACCGGCAGCCGGATCCACACGCTCATGCACGACCCGCAGTACCGGGTCGCGGTCGCCTGGCAGAACACCGCCTACAACCAGCCCCCGCACCCGGGCTTCTTCATCGGCGACGGCATGGCCGCCCCGCCCACGCCCAACATCTACCTGCGCTGA
- a CDS encoding transcriptional regulator yields MVGTAGRCFRCSPKVGNPTDPAAYSYLLGLYLGDGHLVTTDRVPVLRIYCADAWPDLIDACDAAMKAVLANKVQRIQKQGCAAVQSTGKHWPCLFPQHGPGKKHERPIVLTDWQREIVAAHPGDFLRGLFHSDGCRVSNRVTVRGRNYVYPRYLFANESADIMGLCQWALDLLGIAWRMNRRNSLSVARREAVAALDRHVGPKS; encoded by the coding sequence GTGGTCGGCACCGCCGGACGCTGTTTCCGCTGTTCCCCAAAGGTCGGCAATCCGACTGATCCCGCGGCCTACTCCTACCTGCTCGGTCTCTACCTCGGGGACGGCCATCTGGTCACGACCGACCGTGTTCCCGTCCTGCGCATCTACTGCGCCGATGCGTGGCCTGATCTGATCGATGCCTGCGATGCCGCGATGAAGGCGGTGCTCGCGAACAAGGTCCAGCGGATCCAGAAGCAGGGCTGCGCGGCGGTGCAGAGCACGGGCAAGCACTGGCCGTGCCTGTTCCCGCAGCACGGGCCTGGCAAGAAGCATGAGCGGCCGATCGTCCTCACCGACTGGCAGAGGGAGATCGTCGCCGCGCACCCCGGCGACTTTCTGCGTGGCCTGTTCCACTCCGACGGCTGCCGGGTGAGCAACAGGGTGACGGTGCGCGGCAGGAACTACGTCTACCCGCGCTACCTGTTCGCCAACGAGTCGGCCGACATCATGGGCCTCTGCCAGTGGGCGTTGGACCTGCTCGGCATCGCCTGGCGCATGAACCGCCGCAACTCCCTCTCCGTGGCGCGACGGGAGGCGGTCGCCGCCCTCGACCGCCACGTCGGCCCGAAGTCCTGA
- a CDS encoding sulfite exporter TauE/SafE family protein, translating into MRKLLVLALVGLAAQLVDGALGMAYGLTSSTLLLLVGVAPAAASASVHLAEIGTTLAAGVAHWRFGNVDWRVVGRIALPGAVGAFAGATFLSSISTESAAPWMAGILFALGAYLLVRFSRPLRTDRRGGRLRGRFLGPLGLVAGFVDATGGGGWGPVATPALLVSGRMEPRKVIGSVDTSEFVVAGAASLGFLIGLGSEGFLLPMVAALLVGGLIAAPIAAWLVRIVPAQLLGAAIGGVIVLTNARTLMRSADLGGPARPAVYVLLAVAWAAALALAVRALLRTRRQRAVAAAALAAGTPTDAGSAATDLPAVPGAAEPLPRFPEPAVTPQPATAGAPDRR; encoded by the coding sequence GTGCGCAAGCTGCTGGTCCTCGCGCTGGTCGGGCTCGCCGCGCAACTCGTCGACGGCGCGCTCGGCATGGCGTACGGGCTGACCTCCTCCACGTTGCTGCTGCTCGTCGGGGTGGCGCCGGCCGCCGCGTCGGCGTCGGTGCACCTGGCCGAGATTGGCACCACGCTCGCCGCCGGGGTGGCGCACTGGCGGTTCGGCAACGTCGACTGGCGGGTGGTCGGCCGGATCGCCCTCCCCGGCGCCGTCGGCGCGTTCGCCGGGGCGACCTTCCTCAGCTCGATCTCCACCGAGTCGGCCGCCCCGTGGATGGCCGGCATCCTGTTCGCCCTCGGCGCGTACCTGCTGGTGCGCTTCTCCCGGCCGCTGCGGACCGATCGGCGCGGCGGCCGGCTGCGGGGCCGCTTCCTCGGCCCGCTCGGCCTGGTCGCCGGCTTCGTCGACGCCACCGGCGGCGGCGGATGGGGCCCGGTGGCCACGCCGGCCCTGCTGGTCAGCGGGCGGATGGAGCCGCGCAAGGTGATCGGCTCGGTGGACACGTCCGAGTTCGTGGTCGCCGGCGCCGCCAGCCTCGGCTTCCTGATCGGCCTCGGCTCCGAGGGCTTCCTGCTGCCCATGGTGGCCGCGCTGCTCGTCGGCGGCCTGATCGCCGCGCCGATCGCGGCCTGGCTGGTGCGCATCGTCCCCGCCCAACTGCTCGGCGCGGCGATCGGCGGCGTGATCGTGCTGACCAACGCCCGCACGCTGATGCGCTCGGCCGACCTCGGCGGCCCGGCCCGGCCCGCCGTCTACGTCCTGCTGGCCGTCGCCTGGGCCGCCGCCCTCGCACTGGCCGTCCGGGCGCTGCTGCGCACCCGCCGTCAGCGGGCCGTCGCCGCGGCCGCCCTCGCGGCCGGCACCCCGACCGACGCCGGATCGGCGGCGACCGACCTGCCCGCAGTCCCCGGCGCGGCCGAGCCGCTGCCGCGCTTCCCGGAACCCGCGGTCACGCCCCAGCCGGCGACCGCCGGCGCCCCCGACCGCCGCTGA
- a CDS encoding Lrp/AsnC family transcriptional regulator: MPLATNDVRRFADLDDTDRAILSELAADGRLPNNALAERVGVAPSTCLTRTRALRERGAIRGFHAEVDPAAVGLPLQALVSVRLTAHERAAVDAFRARSVRLPGVVAVFHVAGAEDYVLHVRAASADALRDFVLDHLAVDPAVLHTQTSLIFEQARGMG, from the coding sequence ATGCCCCTTGCGACGAATGATGTGCGGCGGTTCGCCGACCTGGATGACACCGACCGGGCGATCCTGTCGGAGCTGGCCGCCGACGGCCGGCTGCCGAACAACGCCCTCGCCGAACGGGTCGGGGTGGCCCCGTCGACGTGCCTGACCCGCACCCGTGCCCTGCGCGAGCGCGGGGCGATCCGCGGGTTCCACGCGGAGGTGGATCCGGCGGCCGTGGGGCTGCCGTTGCAGGCGCTGGTGTCGGTCCGGTTGACCGCGCACGAGCGGGCGGCGGTGGACGCGTTCCGGGCCCGGTCGGTGCGGCTGCCGGGGGTGGTGGCGGTGTTCCACGTGGCGGGCGCGGAGGACTACGTGCTGCACGTGCGGGCGGCCTCGGCGGACGCGCTGCGGGACTTCGTGCTGGACCACCTGGCCGTGGACCCGGCGGTGCTGCACACCCAGACGAGTCTGATCTTCGAGCAGGCGCGCGGCATGGGGTGA
- a CDS encoding ANTAR domain-containing response regulator — translation MAETQTDVERRRVLIAEDEALIRLDLAEMLVEEGYEVVGEAGDGETAVRLAEELKPDLVILDIKMPIMDGLAAAERIAGARIAPVIILTAFSQRDLVERARAAGAMAYLVKPFQKSDLVPAVEIALSRYSEIAALEAEVAGLTDRLEIRKTVERAKGALMTTYGMTEPQAFKWIQRTAMDHRMTMKEVAERILAETAGGEVAQPAS, via the coding sequence GTGGCCGAGACGCAGACGGACGTCGAGCGCAGGCGCGTTCTGATCGCCGAGGACGAGGCGCTCATCCGGCTGGACCTCGCCGAGATGCTCGTCGAGGAGGGGTACGAGGTCGTCGGTGAGGCCGGTGACGGGGAGACCGCCGTCCGGCTCGCCGAGGAGCTCAAGCCGGACCTGGTCATCCTCGACATCAAGATGCCGATCATGGACGGGCTGGCCGCCGCCGAGCGGATCGCGGGCGCCCGGATCGCCCCGGTGATCATCCTGACCGCGTTCAGCCAGCGTGACCTGGTGGAGCGGGCGCGGGCGGCCGGCGCGATGGCGTACCTCGTGAAGCCCTTCCAGAAGAGCGACCTGGTGCCGGCGGTGGAGATCGCGCTGTCGCGCTACTCGGAGATCGCCGCCCTGGAGGCGGAGGTCGCGGGGCTGACCGACCGGCTGGAGATCCGCAAGACGGTCGAGCGCGCCAAGGGTGCGCTGATGACGACGTACGGGATGACCGAGCCGCAGGCGTTCAAGTGGATCCAGCGCACGGCGATGGACCACCGGATGACCATGAAGGAGGTCGCCGAGCGGATCCTCGCCGAGACCGCCGGCGGCGAGGTCGCCCAGCCCGCCTCCTGA